The Helianthus annuus cultivar XRQ/B chromosome 15, HanXRQr2.0-SUNRISE, whole genome shotgun sequence genomic sequence TTAGTGAAATAACTTAACACAATAAATGGAAACAATAAGAAATCGTTTAAAAAAATACTATACTCTTATGAATATGTGAAATGTTATTCAAGTAGTGTTTCAATAAAATTATAAGTGACTGAGGTTACTTACTGTTAGTAAACACCAACATATGTAAGgtgatatgataaaaaataacTAATAACAACCATTCTAGTAATAACAACAATTCAAGTAATTTTTAGTACACCTATTAGAATGAAAATTCAATTCAGACACATATCATAAATGTGTGAACACTTCTTTGTAAACCACATTAGTTGTTGTGTTGGTAGGTTTGCCATCCTTATCAAGAATTAACATCTTCACACCTTCCCTTGATTTAACTCTTGACAATGCTACATATAGCTGGCCATGTGTAAAAACGGGCTCTTTTAAAAACAATCCAACCTTAGATAAAGATTGGCCTTGACTCTTGTTGATCGTCATAGCAAAGCACACAGCAACAGGAAACTGTCGTCTTTGAAAAGCAAAAGGAATTTTTTTGTCGGAGGGAATCATGCTAATTCTTGGTATGAATGTTCTGGTTCCGACATTAGCACCTGATATAATTTCAGCTTCTATGACCCTCTTTCCAAGAAATGTAACCTGTAACCTTGTACCATTACACAAACCATTTTGCTGATCAATGTTCCTAAGAAGCATAATTGGAACTccaagttttaaaaccaaacgaTGATTAGGTAAACCAGATATCTTTAAACCATTAAGGACATCAGGTGAATACAACTCTTGTTGGAATGAATCGATACCTTTCTCCGTCGCACATATACTATCAGAACTCAGGTACTCTGTTGGTTCACCAGGAAACAATTCTAGTAGTCGATCATTTATTTCATGTACGACCTCGTTTTTTGGTGTCAGAATCGCCCTTTCAGAAAAATAATCTCGATCCTTATATCTTTCAAGAACAGATGGATATACAAATGGAATTAAACTTTCGATGGGATCCAAAGAATCTGTGATTAACAAATCAGATGGTATTTCTACAGTTGCTACACCATCATTGTCCCCTCCAACTTTACCCTCGCCTATATCAAGAAGCCATTGGGCAAATCTCTTTGTCGACTCGATTGTAGATGGTAAAACACCAACAGTCAATCTCATGTTTTTGGTCAAAGTAAGTAACTTGCAATGGGGCCAGATATAGGAAGAACTCAATGAAGCGTTAACAATTTCTTGCCTACTTCCGTTTGGAATAACAGGAAGAATTTGTCTAAAATCACCACCAAAAACGATAACCTTACCTCCAAACAAAACATCCGACTGACAATTGCTTTTATCGACAAAAATATCTTTTAATGTTCTATCTAAAGCTTCAAACGCATGTCTATGTACCATGGGTGCTTCGTCCCATATAATCAACCTAGTTTGTTTAAGCAGATAAGCTACATCACCATCGGGCCTTATGTGACACATAGAACTCTCATCTAAATTAATGGGGATGTGAAATCTAGAATGAGCCGTTCTACCTCTTGACATTAGAAGTGAAGCAATACCACTTGAAGCCACATTTAAAACAATCTGCTCCCTCGACCTAACGGTTAAGGCTAACGTCTTCCACAAAAACGTCTTCCCGGTTCCTCCATATCCGTAAACAAAAAATACACCTCCTTTCTCGCCTTCAACGGCTGTCATTATCTGATTATAAACATATAGTTGTTCGTCAGTCAATGAAGATTTTAGACTATCCAACTCACTCTGTACCTCAGGAACACTAAAAGACAGTTCTTCGTCAACCAGACGATTGTTTCCAACTGCAAACGAATCGTAATCAGGATAAGGAATTGTTGGCCATCGTGTCAAAGAGGACCCATTTCGAATGAGGTACTTCTCAATCTCCACCAATGTCTTGTTCTTCAATCTGTCATCTGACATTACAAGATCTGTACAGCAAAAAGTAAAGCCATTTAAAATATGTGGGAAAAACTAACTATGAATAGTATTATGCTTAATAAATCAAAAACAAACCTTTGTTCTTTGTTTCTTTTCTCGTTTTATATAAAATGTCATCCCCCAAGTATTTCCATGTTTGTTCGAAAACAAATTCAGGTCTTGATAATGTGTTTGACAACAGCAAAGTGACAAACAATGCACGAATATACCGACCATCTCCCGTAAAACTGGCTTCTTTAATAGCTTCGATGTATTCCATGTCATCGTCTAACAAACCCATTGCATAACATGCATCCCTGAAGGTTGGAAACAATTGGCCATCAACAGTTCTAATTTCTTCAAAGGATCTTGGTCCTTTGACTTTGTTTAAAAGAATTCTAAGAAAATATGGTTCACCCAAAGCAGGGGAAACAGAATGAATGCGTCCAATctgtaataatttttttttacgtTCTGCCCAATTTCTATCCTTTAGTTTCCAACAGAATTTTGTAGGAAACTCAACATATGTAAGCTTCCGTGCTTCCTCATTATTTATGTTCATCTCCATCCACTTTAAAAAAATTGATGAAGAGACTGATGGCTTGTCCAACACTTCTTCAATATCATCTTCGGCACCAAAAACAACATTTTGTTGACCTTCCATATGAAAAGGAAGCCTCATAACTGGAGGAAACCTATAGTGAACTTCATTTGCAAATATTCTCCAAGAAGCTTCACAAGCGGAAACGTACCTACAATCATAATAAGCTTTTATCTCATCCTTTGATGTTTTTTCGTTTTCTGTACCGTCTCCATTTGACACCACAAGCGATGCTTTGTCTGGACCTTTATTAAtgtatttaaacaaatatttgataGAACCCGCTTGATTGCACCATTCTACATTAATGTGAGCTTGGTATCTTTTCAAAAGAAGCGGATTATATGGAACGACACTTCTGTTGTCCAATTGAACTTTGGACTTGATAATGGTGTTTCCATTATCTCTTCTTCTGTATACAGGGAAACCTTCAGCATCGGTAATTGTTTCATTAATGaatttttttggaaatttttttGAACATCTATTATCAACCATACAAGGACACTTGGGATTTGCATTTCCACATGGGCCATGAATCATAAACTCGGATACAAGAGCATAAAGAGCGGGATCTTGAATCTTATTTGGTATCTCAGCAGATATGAATTTGTCTATGTGATCAACGGAGAGAAGCTTGGATTCAGGTTTCAAAAAAATACAAATGTGAGCATGTGGCAACCCACGTTTTTGAAATTCAACAGTATAAACcgctacaaaaaaaaaattaatagtatTAGAGTAAGTGTAACAatttaatactaaaaataataataatataataataataataatagtaataataataataataataataataataataataataacatttaCATTGTATTTATACCTGCACTTAGTGCTCCAAGCACTTTCTTGTCTTTCAAATCCTTTATAATTGAATCCAGTTTCATCTTAAACAAACGACACATAATATCTGGTCTGTCCTCTTGCTTAATAGAAGTATTTCGAAGGTATCGGATAATCTCTGGCCACTTAGGATTACATGTCACCGTAATGAAAAAATCAGGATACCCGAACCATTTGCAAATAGCCATAGCATCTAGATAATTTTGCTGCATATATCGAGATCCACCAGTAAAAGATGATGGTAGTACTAACCGTACCCCAGTGTTAGATAGATCCTCTTTTCCTTCATTCTTAAATTTCTGAAGATTTGTGTATGATTCAGACCTAAGATGTTTTTGTTGAAAACGGATATAATTAAGTCTTTCACTCTCGATCATGGTATATGCATCAACCAAAAATTGCTGGAACAATCTGCGGGCATTTAATATTACCGAAAATGAAGTTGATCGATCTTGGATTCTATAAGCAAAGAATTCTCTCATTGTACACTTGGGACCAATTTTCTTTAAAGTACTTATACCATCCCTATGAGGAATGTCTATTCTATATCCGTCATCACCATTGGGAAAAAGAATTGGATACTGAAGTGCAAGATATGATGGATGAAGTTCACTTATTCGTTGAAGACCTTCAGTGTGAGACTCAACAACAATAACACGATGGTCAACTATTTCTTGGATACCACCAACAATCAATGCAGCAACTTCAGAAGATGAAGGCAAGTTGTAAGTACGACCATCAAGATCTCTTTTGTAAATGATACGAAGTTTGAAGTTCTCATTAGGATTATCAGTGAAGTGGTTTCGTGCTATTCTGTAACTTTTAACCAACTGATTATTATTATCCaggaagtcttttaaaaactttaTGAGATGAAGATCTATTTGCTTTAAATGCAAGTCGGACTTATTTGTGGAGTCACTGTGAATTAAGAAAGACGTGTTAACTAAATTTAGCACATAACATAACATCTGTGTAttggtaaataaaaaaaaataaaaaaaacaatagttTGTATGAAATACCTGAACAACTTATTTCTATTTGAAACTTCATTCTCAGTGTCATAAATATAAAGCTGGGAGAACTTTGGCTGTTTTCCAGGTGCAGGTACCAAACCACCTAATGTATGAAAATTCTGTCCACTTATACGGAATACATAAGGTGCCCTCCCACTATTGATGCTTGAATCTACTTTTCCACCCATGGATGTGAATGCGAACATAGAATTATATCGACGGATATTCTTTAGAAAATACTTGCTGTTTTCATTAGAATTTGCAAATAGATCCTTGTATATTGAAGAAGGCTCTTTCAAATCCGGAAGCTCCACTTTTCCATAACCACAACATAAGCTATAGGTTAACTTACCCAATGTAATTCTCCCTTTACCACCTTCGTCAGTCCATAACAATGAATCACACATCTCACATTTAAGGCTTTGATTACCGTGATCCAAATATTCTAACATAAAACAAATTGATCACTGAGTAATGAATAAATTAACGAATACAGTATAAGtaactaataaaaaaataacaaatactCAGAATTAGTATAACCTGTTGATACACCCTTACAAGGGTCTTGGATGGGTGCAAACACTACATTCTCATCATCAGACGTAAGATCTAACATTGGAATAGGATCAATACGGCGTTTCTTAGGTAAAAGCTTTTGTTTACCGGAATTCAACTTTGTTAACGTTGAAGAAGATTGACCAATGGAGTTACTGCTTTGTGTAACAATGTTTGACTCAATAGAAAACCGAGTACTTGTAGAAGTGGTAAATTCGTTATTCAAAGGAAGACCACCTACTGAATAAAAATACAGTAGCTACTGAGATATATTTAGCAATACATAAAGTCTAAAAATTTGTAGACTATAATGGGAAATAAAAGTTGATGAGATAACATACTTGTCGTGATGGTACTTGATGATGCTGATGTGTTTACATATTTCAAGTTCCGCACGGTGTGAAAATTATTAGATGATGAAGAAATATTTGAATTATAATTCTCTTTGTCGATGACCTGAGACCGATTATTGACTTTTGAGCGTCCTCTACTAACAGGACCAGTAGTTTGTTTCTTTGAATTCGAACGTTTGCTATCAAGATAGAGCTTCCgcatttttcttctttctttagCAAGTAATCCTGAAATATTCAATTTAATAAAACTCTATAGATTAGATCGTATTCGTGTAAGAAACTAATATAACAACGTAAGAAGTGTAGTGACTGAGATAACATATATTAAGTTAGTTTAAGATATGACATACCATTTGAGTTATAACTAATCGAAACTGAATCATTTGTACCTAATAAATTATGTATATACAAAATCAATAAGCACAACATATGATATGAAACCGTTAAATAACTGAACAAAATGAAATATATAACATACCAATAACTGTTTGAGGTGTATGAGCGAATGATATACCTAGATTAGTGGTTAAAAGTTGTccacaaaatataaatatatttatattgtaCAATAAATGAATTTATAATGATCCAACAATCAATAAAAACTTGTAATATAACAATTTTACCATTGGAAATATTGGACAACGGTGTTCTTGGAAGCGTACCTAAACACATAGTTTTTAACGTGTGATTATATATAGAGATTACTAATATCAAATGGAATACATGTAATTGTAATTGTTAACAAAATCAATTGTACTAAAATAACTTACTGTTAGATGATTCCCCGACTAAAGTATTATCAATCAACGGTGTATTTTTAAATCTTCTCTTACTTGCCATTTGCTGTATTCATAAGTCAAAGCAGACAACATACGTTAAATTGATAATAAAAGGATATAAAGGAATAACAAAATCAAAATATAATAAAGTGTTAATTAGGTCGGTTAGGCAATTGTTAAAAGCCCTAAAATGATGCATAACCAATTCGTATGAAGTATGACTACATTTTTTACTTCACGTTTGTAACTTGAAAACAGTTGCTGATATAAGAAATGTGGATGGAACCTAATAAAATTGACAATAAGAAGTTAATAGGTGACTCAATTGGTTTAGTGTGATGCAATAAGGTGATGATTAATCTGTAATATGAGTAAATCTGCATATGTACAGGTTATTAGTACTTACGTAACCGTGTATTTTGAGAATATGGAATGACTGGATGATATAAGGTGATGATCAGGAATCTGTATTGCATTCAacttaaaaaaacaattttacaAGCATCGGATATTATAATTTAACAATGTTTAAAACTTGAACATATAACATAATAAGAGTTTTGCAGATACCTGAGAAATGAGGTTATGTAGAATCGTTGGTATGACGACGAATAAAAGAAAAAGGATAGCTAAAGACGAAAAAAAGATACTGTTAGATGCTTTGACAAGGAATTCAAGTAAGTGGTTGATGAATAACAAAAATGATAACTacttttattcaaacaatgaacTTATTTATATAACGTATGTAGGATAACTAATAATTACATTCATAATATATAAGGAAgtaaattaaactaattaataTTAAAAATTTCGTTACGTTAAAAAAAAATACGTGGTCTTTAATTAGAATATTGTAATTAAAAGAATTATTAATTACTTGTATTTACAATTAGTATAAAATAATACACGCCTAATTTAAATAAGGTTTTAAATTCTTTCCATATAGTGGTGTTTTATCTATATATAACTCATATGATAGGTTGACTAAATATTGTAGAAACAAAAAATTCGATTGCTTTTCCAGTTTTGAagttatttaatatatttttaatattaataaaataaccCGAAAATGTATGTAAAATTTATAGTTCATCCATTTTACAAAATTAAGTTCACATAATATGTAAATTAATTTGACTaataagtttgtttgtttttttgttaTAATTGAAAAAAGGGGTGTATTTAAGTAAGTTGGGCTATGATTGATTATGTATAAGTGTTATATATGCAAAAATAGTCTTTTCATAATGGCCAAAGTAAGTTTTCCCGTACACCTTTTTTTGATGTATTATTTGTTACTTACCAATAAAAAATTAGAACATATATGAAATATAACAACGCTATATGAAATCAGTCACATTGAATTAAGATAATGAAAACATAAAACACCGAACATTTTGCAAACataaaaaaccaaaaatccaataCGATATTATCCATAAATATAAAAAACAGATATTTATTGAAAAACCCAGAAGACAATTCGACACAAAATACGGCCCCCTCGTATTATCAGATGAGAAACGGATCAGGATGGATGCCTTCTTCAAGAAGCTTTTCCTGTTACAAATTTCGAAAATAGTTTGACAATCACTACAAGGAGTGTTAAATATAAATATAGCAAATTAAATTTCTTTCCATTTATTATatggaaaaaaaatatattaccaATCTATTATTCACGCGGCTGCAATGCTTCATCAGAAATTCAAAACTTGTTAGTGCTTCATACCAATCTTTACACACACTTCTGAACCGAACAACTGATTTGAGTGGGAGCCTAAAAAAAATTTCCATTACCAACAATTCAAATGGCATATTCTCCATGATACAAGCAAACCTAGGAAAaaaaacacacatataataaccAACTAAAGTACTTCGTTATCATAAAACAAAAGAGAGTAGGTATTACAAAAGATATTTCGATAATACCTTAtagaagaaagagaaaaaaacTATAGAAGTTGATATGTATTGAATGAAAACATTGTTGTtaatttatatgaaaaaaaattataaatggaatgtatatatatatcattcattACAAGATTTTGTCATACGTGAGATTATATAATTGGGATAGATATATGCTAGGAATATGTGGGATGAGAAATTAATTATTATGTTTATTATAATTCTTTAATATGTTAATATTATGTTTGAAAAATATTGCAAACTTATCTTCGAATTTGTCATAATTATTGAGAGAAGGATTAGTTTGCTCATAATTATTATCATCAATCAATAAACTAATTTACCGAATTTTAAAACTTTCCAAAAATGAGAACAATAATTTAAGAATTATTAAAAACTTGGAAGGTGTATTTGCATATACTTAATTTAGGAAAATAATGGAAAACCTATATTATATCATAAAAGTTTATAAATATGTATTAACTATGTGTATTAACATTAATTTTAAATGAACACCAAATCTTCGTATTTTAATTAAGTGTCTAAATAGAACTTTAAAAAAGGCCATAAAATATAGAGCAACCTAAATTTAACCGGGATTCAATGTAGACTTTAGAAAATTTAGGATGTGTTATAAGTTTATAACATTAATTGTTGTCTAATAGATAATTAATTAGAATCTTCCTATAGTAACAATATCATAGTAAGTTTGACAACCTACCAAGCGTCCAAACAGTTATCATTCATAACATCATGACGCAAACATTCCAAATCCGTAAAGTTAAAAGATTTA encodes the following:
- the LOC110913425 gene encoding uncharacterized protein LOC110913425, translated to MVYGFAARVHNKDRKSLKLPALYGDWIKTFNYPSKNAVIRTVDGMIFKVKIIKIAGDYFLYNGWLDMVTSLKLPSSAWVVFQYEEALSSFRLIYFYQDINLAPGEYFYYQPGNPWDRDNCMYVSRLFVDHKMLSTCPYYPVVVRSSCNRKWFVRMDIFDNDIYITTGWNRIKKEMSITDHHLVVFEMVDLHTFEISVFCCKPTLLTLPPELCVVKEEPTNEVIDISDDDLPNPIPVVGVEESTDDEVPVVFRVDNHYRLKKKWAQLHGLDRKRDLIIKDSAGFTWDVSIGVEHSEGYPHYNVTGMKNFVRDKKLVKGSEFHMQMASKRRFKNTPLIDNTLVGESSNRLLAKERRKMRKLYLDSKRSNSKKQTTGPVSRGRSKVNNRSQVIDKENYNSNISSSSNNFHTVRNLKYVNTSASSSTITTSGLPLNNEFTTSTSTRFSIESNIVTQSSNSIGQSSSTLTKLNSGKQKLLPKKRRIDPIPMLDLTSDDENVVFAPIQDPCKGVSTEYLDHGNQSLKCEMCDSLLWTDEGGKGRITLGKLTYSLCCGYGKVELPDLKEPSSIYKDLFANSNENSKYFLKNIRRYNSMFAFTSMGGKVDSSINSGRAPYVFRISGQNFHTLGGLVPAPGKQPKFSQLYIYDTENEVSNRNKLFSDSTNKSDLHLKQIDLHLIKFLKDFLDNNNQLVKSYRIARNHFTDNPNENFKLRIIYKRDLDGRTYNLPSSSEVAALIVGGIQEIVDHRVIVVESHTEGLQRISELHPSYLALQYPILFPNGDDGYRIDIPHRDGISTLKKIGPKCTMREFFAYRIQDRSTSFSVILNARRLFQQFLVDAYTMIESERLNYIRFQQKHLRSESYTNLQKFKNEGKEDLSNTGVRLVLPSSFTGGSRYMQQNYLDAMAICKWFGYPDFFITVTCNPKWPEIIRYLRNTSIKQEDRPDIMCRLFKMKLDSIIKDLKDKKVLGALSAAVYTVEFQKRGLPHAHICIFLKPESKLLSVDHIDKFISAEIPNKIQDPALYALVSEFMIHGPCGNANPKCPCMVDNRCSKKFPKKFINETITDAEGFPVYRRRDNGNTIIKSKVQLDNRSVVPYNPLLLKRYQAHINVEWCNQAGSIKYLFKYINKGPDKASLVVSNGDGTENEKTSKDEIKAYYDCRYVSACEASWRIFANEVHYRFPPVMRLPFHMEGQQNVVFGAEDDIEEVLDKPSVSSSIFLKWMEMNINNEEARKLTYVEFPTKFCWKLKDRNWAERKKKLLQIGRIHSVSPALGEPYFLRILLNKVKGPRSFEEIRTVDGQLFPTFRDACYAMGLLDDDMEYIEAIKEASFTGDGRYIRALFVTLLLSNTLSRPEFVFEQTWKYLGDDILYKTRKETKNKDLVMSDDRLKNKTLVEIEKYLIRNGSSLTRWPTIPYPDYDSFAVGNNRLVDEELSFSVPEVQSELDSLKSSLTDEQLYVYNQIMTAVEGEKGGVFFVYGYGGTGKTFLWKTLALTVRSREQIVLNVASSGIASLLMSRGRTAHSRFHIPINLDESSMCHIRPDGDVAYLLKQTRLIIWDEAPMVHRHAFEALDRTLKDIFVDKSNCQSDVLFGGKVIVFGGDFRQILPVIPNGSRQEIVNASLSSSYIWPHCKLLTLTKNMRLTVGVLPSTIESTKRFAQWLLDIGEGKVGGDNDGVATVEIPSDLLITDSLDPIESLIPFVYPSVLERYKDRDYFSERAILTPKNEVVHEINDRLLELFPGEPTEYLSSDSICATEKGIDSFQQELYSPDVLNGLKISGLPNHRLVLKLGVPIMLLRNIDQQNGLCNGTRLQVTFLGKRVIEAEIISGANVGTRTFIPRISMIPSDKKIPFAFQRRQFPVAVCFAMTINKSQGQSLSKVGLFLKEPVFTHGQLYVALSRVKSREGVKMLILDKDGKPTNTTTNVVYKEVFTHL